The genomic interval GAACATGAGGGCTATTCTTTCCAAGGAAAATGAACTGCTCAATCTAAATGAAAACCCAGGAACACTACACAAAATTTTGCAGAGCCCTTCGTGTATCAATGTTTCATGTTATACGACATCATTTTAGCCAGTGACCTTGatttaaattttcatattaCTGAGGCACTAGTCAGTATTCTTTAGATATCAAATGCAAGTCTGCAATCTCCTTGTCAatgttttactattttatGCGCAACTAGTGTTCTTTAATAATTCGAAAATAATTTCCAAATAACAATTTGCAGATAGGGCAGTTAGGTAGTATATAGGGAGCACTCACCCTCGAGTCAAATTGATTTGTCTTTTTTAACTATGCATAAATAGTCTGTTCCAATTATTGAATACCCTTATTATCGAAAAAATTATTGAATTCCCTTTCTTTGAGATATAATTCTATTCGTAGTTTCTTTGTAGCATTTGTGTAACATATCGTGGTGTTCTAATCCTTAACTTCTATTGTTAATATATCCAAGCCGAACAACAGATGCATACAACTGATATGATATCATACGTTCATAATATTATAACATATAGAGGTATAATCGATATAGACGACTGCGTGCTCTAATTTGGCATTTTCATAAGGATTTGACTTATTTGGGGAGGTGGTCACCTATGCAGATTCATTTCCCAAATCGATCCAAAATATTTATCAATGTTATCTCTCCGGAAATTATGATAGCAAACTTCATAATATAAAGATTCGAGTACAACCTCTATACCACTTGCCCTTCTGATATGCACACATTAATCAGCTCGTAGACTTGCACAAACAATTAGAAACTATTAATCATTATTCTAATGAGATCGTAGACTTTAATCCCATAtataaacaacaacaagaacaaCTGGCCAAGACGACtacatcttcctcttcttctccttctccccTCGCTCGATCTCTTCTAGTAGTGGTTCAATAATAATGTCGTCCTCGTTCTTAACGGCTTCGCCGCTGCCTCTGCTGTTCCGAAGGCGGTCGAGCGGCGAAATCAGGAACTTGGCCTCGGTTTCCAGCAGCATGTTGCCCGCTTTCGGAACCGTGATCGAAGAAGGCCATTTGCAGACCAAAAATTTTGTTATTGCTCCCTACGATAGGAGATATCggtatgtatatgatatatcatACACCTTCATATTCTCTTATTCGACAACCTGAAAGTTTACGTCAAGTTTTGATGAATGAATCTACGTTGTTGGATCTCTATGTTAGGAagtatatattatttgtaCACTTATTTCTATGCATATATAGTTGAATATGAACTAACTAGTAGCTAGTCAATATTGTGATGTATGAAGGTGGTGGCAGACGTTCTTGGTGGTGCTGGTGGTGTACTCAGCATGGGCGTCGCCGTTCGAATTGGCTTTCAAAAAGGTGGCAACGGGGTCTCTCATGCCGGTGGATTTGGTGGTCGACGCCTTCTTCGCCGTTGATATAGTACTCACTTTCTTTGTGGCTTACTTGGATAAGTCAACCTACCTCTTGGTGGTTGATCACAAGAAAATCGCTTCCAGGTAAGACTGTAGGAAACTATGAAAGTCGATTGGTTTCTTTAGAAATAACGTAATAGGTAAGTCACACTAGTAAAGAGACTGATCTAGATCGGTTTGATAAGGATCGGAGAAACATGAACGCTGTATTGACGTCACAATTGGAAATAATTAAACTGGTTGTAGGAAAGAAATAATTTGTACGTTCTTTGATACGAAACTAAACCATTGAATCTTTCGAGAGCTTGTGGACAATTTTTTACTAGAAACAAATTGAGatcaatagtaaagataataATAAATATCGAGAACTTTATAaagataataataaaaataggaaaAAACAATTCATCAATAGTAACTAGCTATAGTAAAggatcataattttttttacatagtAATTAGCAAACAGATTAATATgtgtttaatttaatttactgaAAAACTGAACATGAGGGTAAATGAAACAACAAATACCCATTTACAAGTGAACCTTGAAAATGTTATTTATCAGGTGAGAAGCATGGATATGATGATGTGAATACTAATCAAACTCGGATTTGATGCAAAAATTAGAAAGGATGTGAATTAATGTGGTAGTTAACTAACCAATAAGAGAACCATACTATTGAATCGTCCTTGATTATTAACACATGTTTTAAGATTCGTGTTTGCTTAATTTGTTGTAATGAACTGGGTGATGGTATGATTGCAGGTATGTTACAAAATATTACTTCGCAATGGACGTAGCCTCAACCCTACCGTTTCAATCCCTCCACAGACTCTTCACTGGGCATGCGCAGAATGGCCTCGTCTTTGGCATCCTCAATCTGCTTCGTCTATGGCGTCTCCGGCGTGTCAGTGAACTCTTTATAAGGTACTTTATGGATTCTAGCTACCTACTCGGGCCAGATATATATTAGTCCTAGCCACATTCTCTTTTGAAAACACAACtgtgttctatatatatatcactgaTGAAGTAACGACCAATGTTTTTCGGCATGCAGGCTAGAGAAAGACACTCGCTTTAGTTACTTCTGGATCAGATACGTCAAACTCATCTGTGTAAGTACTAGTTTGCTCTCATCGATCATAGCTATTCGCCTATTCATAATCCTCGAAATGCTTCATGCACTCTTCTTCTGGGAGGAAGTGTGATCAGATGTGGTAATGTACGTACTATGTTATGGCGTTATGCAATATATGTTTAATTGGGTTAACTTTTCCTACAAATATATGGATGTTGTACAGGTTACACTATTTGCAGTGCACTCAGCAGGTTGCTTCTACTACTGGATGGCCACCCATCACAAAACCTCAGACGATACATGGATTGGAAATGAGGTCCATAATTTTGAGCACAGAAGCATCTGGTTAGGTTACACATATGCCATATACTGGGCCACTGTCACCCTCACCACTGTTGGCTATGGTGATTTGCACGCAGTTAACTTTGGGGAGAAGATTTTCAGCATCTTCTATATGCTTTTCAATATTGGACTGTTTGCTTATTTGGTTGGAAACATGACCAATCTCGTTGTCCACAGTGCTGTCCGAACATTGTTCATGGTAACTTTTCTTTAATGATCgacatatattatatgcagATGCCTATTTAGCAAAGACTTGGCAAGGCCGATTAGTCACATAGAAAATGAAGCTACTATAGAATTGATCATACAATTTCTCATGATGTTGagtttgatttatatatttactatttagagGGACTCCATCAACGAGATATACAGATATGCAAGCAATAACAGACTTCCAGAAGGCATGAAACAGCAAATGCTTGCCCACATGcaactcaaattcatgacAGCAGAGTTGCAGCAGGAAGAAGTTTTACAAGACCTTCCGAAAGCAATAAGATCCAGCATTGCCCACCATCTTTTCCGTAAAACCATTGATAAAACCTATCTGTTCAAAGGAATCTCTGAAGAGCTCACTGTTCAATTGGTACAATTTTCATTAGTTAGTTCATCTCCACTCTATACTGGATCGATCTAGAAAATATTGATAGTAACTCAACAATGTTGTGTACAATCTTTGTTTGTTACAGGTCTCAGAGATGAAAGCAGAATATTTTCAACCCAAAGTTGAAATTATTTTGCAAAACGAAATTCCAACAGACTTTTACATCCTAGTAACCGGAGCTTTGGTATTACTTCTCACTCTCACATATTGATGTTCAAACTGCAACACTGGAAACATATTTAATTGTAGTGAGAATATTTGAAACTGCAGGATATGTTAGTATACAAGAACGGTACAGAACAGGTATGTTTGAAAGCTTCATTTACAAATAATCTGTCGACTGAACTTGTATGCATGGAAGAAGCAATTCTTCAACTTTCAAGGTTCTTCCATTATGAGGGGAATCAGAAGTTCATAACTTGCCACTTCAACACGTATAACTTCCTTTGCATACATCATCTCACAGTATAGCACTTTAAGTCCTGTATCAGTATAGAACAATAGATAGATGTTAGTCTCATAAAATGGCTTGTATCTGTCAGTTCTTGTCAACTACAGGATCTGCGGGTTTGGTAGGAGAGCTTGGGGTGTTTTTTAATATCCCACAACCTTTTACGGTGAGAACAAAAAGGCTTTCTCAGGTTATCCGCATCAGTCATCAGCATTTCAAGCAAATGATCCAGCCACAGAATGAAGACTCAAAGATAATCATCACAAACTTCACTCAGGTTTGCAATATGAGtacataactatatatataggcactATGACTGTCCCTGATCATTGTAAGCAACTTCAAATATAAACATACTTGAAGATTTGATTATTCCAAGTGTTTTAGAATTCATAACTCATACTATCATGCTGAGGTATGTTGAAAAGTTGTTCATGCTGACTCTTTCATTCTCAGCACTTGAAGGACTTAAAACAAGAGGTGTTACAAGAAATTCCATTTCTACCAGAATTGCTGGAAGAACTAAATACAGGGCAGGTACATTTATTTACTGTTCAGTGAATATCTTGAATGGACGTGTGATTGTACTTCTTtggaatcagaaagactttaGGTTTCATTCTCTTTCGATCTTAAATCTATCCATCTTCTTTGCAGGACATGGAACCAAATGAGAATACACATAATCAGGAACCAGTAACTGACCATGGAGAGCCAAATCTGGAAGGTAGCTCGATCATCCCCCAGTATAATTCTTCTGTTAGATACAGATGTTTCATGGTATAGGGGAGTCATCCTATAACTATGTCACCTATGAAAAGTGAAATTCAGTGGtgcaaaatcaaaatatatatgatataactACTGAACAGTGAGCATTCACAAGATGGCTAATGTGCTTTTATATATTAGGAACAATGGCTATAAGTTCAGTTTATTAATATGCAGTGATACTATATACACATCTTGCCTGACGGTACTGCTGTCATGTAACAGGAACAAACAAAACTAATGCTCCTGGAAGTCCAGGGCCAATCACCATGAGAGTGATAATACACGGCCATCATCCAAATGAAGGTGAATCCAAAGGAAAACTTATTCATCTGCCTGATTCTATAGACGACCTTCTGAAATTAGCAGGTACATATCACCACTCTATTGGATACACACATCTCCAAAGGATCATACTAACCCTCATTTTCTTCCGTAGTAATATTTGTGTTCTCCAAGGACAAACCTGATCAATTTTGGAAATATTATAGAGTGATCTAAGCACATAAGTTACATACAATGAGAGTCTTAAATCAGTCAAAGAAGGCCAAGGTAGCAGGTAATTGAGAGCATACTGTAACCCGTTACATGTTGTGAATGCAGAGAAAAAATTGGAAAAAGGAGGAAGCACAGTTGTCATGGCCGACGGCTCAGTGGTTGAAGAACTGAATGCATTGAGAGACAACGATCACTTGTTTATCTTCTGAGCAAAAATGATGTATATTTGATCACTAACTGGCTGCAATGTATGACAGTTGTGATTGTATAAGGATGAAAATTGGCAGAGTTGTAAAAGCAAATTCCTCATTACTACTAGTCCATTACAACTTTGATACAAAAGAagtaacaaaaaagaaaaccagAAGGCAacagggtttagggttttagccAGTGATCATAGTCCCAGCTCCTTCATCAGTCAAAACCTCAAGCAACAATGAATGTGGTTTCCGGCCATCAATAATACTAGCAGTCTTCACCCCCTGAGCTAATGACCTCACACAGCAACTCACTTTCGGAATCATCCCTCCTCCGATTTtgccatccttcatcatcttcttcactCCCTTTATATCTATCTCCTTCACCAAGCTACTCGCATCTTCTCTGTCCTCCAGTATCCCTGCCACGTCTGTCAGCAGAATCAGCTTCTCCGCCCCCAGCGCCGCCGATATCTCCCCCGCCACCGTGTCCGCATTGATGTTGTACTGCTGCCCGGACTCGTCCGACGCCACCGATGCGATCACCGGAATGTAGCCGTTGTCGACGATCGACCGGAGAATCCCCGGGtccacacgcgccacctcgcCGACGAACCCCAATTTCTCGGCGTTCGGGGCGGGCCGGGCGGTTATGAGCCCGCCGTCGGAGCCGCAGAGCCCGATCGCCTTCACGCCTTCCCGGTTGATCAACGACACCAAGTGCTTGTTGACTTTCCCGGCGAGGACCATGGAGACGATCTCCATAGTCGGCGCGTCGGTGACACGCAGGCCGTCGTGGAAGTTAACCTCGATGTTGAGGCGCTTGAGCCAGAGATTGATCTCCGGGCCGCCGCCGTGGACGAGAATCGGGCGGAGGCCGACGCAGGCGAGGAGGACGAGGTCTCTGACGACGGTGGCCTGGAGGCTCTCGTCCTTCATGGCGGCGCCGCCGTACTTCACCACGATGGTCTTGCCCCGGAATTTCTGGATGAAGGGTAGAGACTCGGAGAGAATGTCGACCCGGAGCTGACCCGGGGTGGGCTCGTCCGGGTTCGGGGCATGTTGACTTCTGATGGAGAAGGAGTGCGGCGGTTTGGGGCGGAAAGTAAGGCGGTTATTGGGGAGATTGTTGCGGGGTTTCAGGGAGGGGAATGAGAGAGATGGAGAAGAAGGGTTTAGTAGGGTTTTGGAAGCCCCCAACATTTTTGAGGTGTCGGGTGTGACTGTGAGAGAGGCAACTGAGATTCGGGTTAGTCGTGGTGGTGGCTTTCGTGGGTTTTTATAAAACCAGAGTGAGCTTCTGAGAAGAGTAAAAGTTCACTGATATTAACTATTACTGCTGCCAGTAATTTACGCCAGACTCCAGAAAGACATTTAAATTTACCCCAGAAAGTTACCTACCGGCGGCTCTGCCTGGAACCCCTGGATATGTCATATGCGTTGCCTGGATAGAATGTGTAGAAGAAGATGGAGTCCAGGTTTTCACCATTACCTGGCTGAATAAAGCCTCAGTTTACATGCTTTTTAATCTATTTTCACCTCCGATCTGAGATGAATTAGTCGTCAGATGATTGATGGTACTTGTTCTTTCGGATAACAAATCTACTTGTTCTTTCATGATGATTATACTGTGTTCAGACCCAGCTAATTGGGATGGCAGAGGCAGATAATATGGATTCCGACCACGGCTGTGTATGGATTCCGATGTCTGTGAACCATCAGTTAAAAACTTGTGCCGTTTTGCGCAACTTACAAACTGAGTGAAGTGATGTACCACAGGACAATATGATAAAGAGAAATTTAGGACAAACTTCCTCCACATTCATATTTCCCACAGGGCAGTTGCTTTCATTTGCATACCAATGCATCACCCAAGACTAGTAAACAGATCCTTTTTGGGGCCAACTTACACTAGAGATCATGTACACGAGGTGCAAATGAAATATTGATACACCAACTGAATGAGGGGTTTCAATACACATTAAATTCCCAGGATACAGTTCAAGTGAAGACAAAGCGATAACACATGGGAGTTCAAATTCGTTATTGATGCCATAAGGCGTACCACGTATGGTTCTAAGCAACTTGCAAGCATGCTTAGGACAGACGAATTGTGCCTCACCTAATAGAGGATGCTAGGGTACATTATGATCCAAGGTAAATCATCATGAAAGATA from Argentina anserina chromosome 2, drPotAnse1.1, whole genome shotgun sequence carries:
- the LOC126784992 gene encoding potassium channel KAT3; amino-acid sequence: MSSSFLTASPLPLLFRRRSSGEIRNLASVSSSMLPAFGTVIEEGHLQTKNFVIAPYDRRYRWWQTFLVVLVVYSAWASPFELAFKKVATGSLMPVDLVVDAFFAVDIVLTFFVAYLDKSTYLLVVDHKKIASRYVTKYYFAMDVASTLPFQSLHRLFTGHAQNGLVFGILNLLRLWRLRRVSELFIRLEKDTRFSYFWIRYVKLICVTLFAVHSAGCFYYWMATHHKTSDDTWIGNEVHNFEHRSIWLGYTYAIYWATVTLTTVGYGDLHAVNFGEKIFSIFYMLFNIGLFAYLVGNMTNLVVHSAVRTLFMRDSINEIYRYASNNRLPEGMKQQMLAHMQLKFMTAELQQEEVLQDLPKAIRSSIAHHLFRKTIDKTYLFKGISEELTVQLVSEMKAEYFQPKVEIILQNEIPTDFYILVTGALDMLVYKNGTEQFLSTTGSAGLVGELGVFFNIPQPFTVRTKRLSQVIRISHQHFKQMIQPQNEDSKIIITNFTQHLKDLKQEVLQEIPFLPELLEELNTGQDMEPNENTHNQEPVTDHGEPNLEGTNKTNAPGSPGPITMRVIIHGHHPNEGESKGKLIHLPDSIDDLLKLAEKKLEKGGSTVVMADGSVVEELNALRDNDHLFIF
- the LOC126784995 gene encoding acetylglutamate kinase, chloroplastic, with amino-acid sequence MLGASKTLLNPSSPSLSFPSLKPRNNLPNNRLTFRPKPPHSFSIRSQHAPNPDEPTPGQLRVDILSESLPFIQKFRGKTIVVKYGGAAMKDESLQATVVRDLVLLACVGLRPILVHGGGPEINLWLKRLNIEVNFHDGLRVTDAPTMEIVSMVLAGKVNKHLVSLINREGVKAIGLCGSDGGLITARPAPNAEKLGFVGEVARVDPGILRSIVDNGYIPVIASVASDESGQQYNINADTVAGEISAALGAEKLILLTDVAGILEDREDASSLVKEIDIKGVKKMMKDGKIGGGMIPKVSCCVRSLAQGVKTASIIDGRKPHSLLLEVLTDEGAGTMITG